A genomic stretch from Prosthecobacter sp. includes:
- a CDS encoding lipid A deacylase LpxR family protein produces the protein MKTLPLLLATLALPCLMHGQTVDPTRLGTFTMYFENDVFAATDENYTNGVRFSWTSPDLRRFGDDASTGGVAGFFDDIGWMGDSSYERNVAVSIGQSMYTPTDVHNPALVVNERPYAGWLYMGFGLVWKNPRVKNTLLFNIGVVGPWSFAEETQRALHDAMGNRSPAGWDNQLDNELGINVSYERMWRIRDRRGHGLDWDFLPYAGVTLGNVNTHATLGAEFRFGCNLPDDFGTGAISESATTPTAIEDPYASKAWVRRFGMHLFARAEGRAVARNIFLDGNTFGNSHSVDKENFVADLSAGLAMNWRNTKISYAFVYRTREYEGQPNGQLFGSITLSFNF, from the coding sequence ATGAAAACACTGCCTCTCCTCCTCGCTACCCTGGCGCTGCCCTGCCTGATGCATGGCCAAACGGTTGATCCAACCCGCCTCGGCACATTCACGATGTATTTCGAGAATGACGTCTTCGCCGCCACCGACGAAAACTATACCAACGGTGTGCGCTTCAGTTGGACTTCGCCTGACCTCAGGCGTTTCGGCGATGATGCGAGCACGGGCGGTGTTGCAGGTTTCTTTGATGACATCGGGTGGATGGGGGATTCCAGCTATGAACGCAACGTGGCCGTCTCTATCGGCCAGAGCATGTACACTCCCACCGATGTGCATAACCCGGCGTTGGTGGTGAATGAGCGCCCCTATGCAGGCTGGCTTTATATGGGGTTCGGTCTGGTGTGGAAAAACCCGCGTGTGAAGAACACTCTTCTCTTCAACATCGGAGTTGTCGGTCCTTGGTCCTTTGCGGAGGAAACGCAGCGTGCGCTCCATGACGCGATGGGAAATAGGTCTCCCGCAGGCTGGGACAATCAGTTGGATAATGAGCTGGGCATCAACGTGTCCTACGAACGCATGTGGCGCATTCGGGACCGCAGAGGACATGGCCTGGACTGGGATTTCCTGCCGTATGCCGGTGTCACGCTGGGCAATGTGAACACGCATGCCACGCTTGGGGCCGAATTCCGCTTCGGCTGCAACCTGCCGGACGATTTCGGTACCGGCGCGATCTCCGAGAGCGCCACCACTCCGACGGCGATTGAAGACCCCTATGCCTCAAAGGCATGGGTGCGTCGTTTTGGGATGCATCTTTTCGCTCGCGCTGAAGGCCGGGCCGTGGCACGCAACATCTTCCTGGATGGCAATACCTTTGGCAACAGCCACTCGGTGGATAAAGAAAACTTCGTTGCCGACCTGTCCGCAGGTCTGGCAATGAACTGGCGGAACACCAAAATCAGCTACGCCTTCGTCTATCGCACCCGTGAGTACGAAGGCCAGCCAAATGGGCAGCTCTTCGGCTCGATCACGCTGAGCTTTAATTTTTAG
- a CDS encoding AMP-binding protein, whose product MKAPMHEHVEPKDGGFLAFIRRTSWTGRQYNAIRMDQHCLHQEQQKRLRRLLDIARARSPCYRDKFRHLDADCTDLAEFPVTTKTEMMAHFDEVVTDPTVTRAAVERFIADIRNVKEPFLGKYCVAHTSGSQGQPALIVQDQLVLDLLFAFQMTRGNPRFRGLQRFTQAVRNLLHPTRLAVLISQQGFFPSAWIWERLPKFMHRFMRFLFLPANDPDLVAKLNEFSPTVLTATPTTLDLLSLKIDQFHFPSLRQVVTWSETLTEPARRRIAEAFRVPVMDNYAMGECMFLTNGCPTASGSHVNADWVILEVVDEQYQPVPPGQLGHKVLLTNLANTVQPFIRYEIGDRLVMATEPCGCGNHLPRIEKLLGRAADFFWVRTPTGFRPLTAYPFQHAFDYLRDVREWQAEQVERNRVVVRLEPIPGATPDLTTAQNRLDERLAPTGLLPELDICIETVTRLTTDVHTAKFRRMISRVGVPDDLDPSLKNVVRDFALFQA is encoded by the coding sequence ATGAAAGCCCCAATGCACGAGCACGTCGAACCGAAGGATGGCGGCTTCCTGGCTTTCATCAGGCGCACCTCTTGGACCGGACGGCAGTACAATGCCATACGCATGGATCAACACTGCTTGCACCAGGAGCAACAAAAGAGGCTGCGGCGCCTGCTCGACATCGCCCGTGCCCGTTCGCCCTGCTATCGGGATAAATTCCGGCATCTCGACGCCGATTGCACTGATCTCGCTGAATTCCCCGTCACGACCAAGACGGAGATGATGGCGCACTTTGACGAGGTGGTCACCGATCCCACAGTCACCCGTGCCGCAGTCGAACGCTTCATCGCGGACATCCGCAACGTTAAAGAACCTTTCCTTGGGAAATACTGTGTCGCGCACACCTCGGGCAGCCAGGGCCAGCCTGCCTTGATCGTGCAGGATCAGCTCGTGCTCGATCTGCTGTTCGCTTTTCAAATGACCCGCGGCAACCCCCGCTTCAGAGGGCTCCAACGATTTACCCAGGCCGTACGCAATCTCCTGCACCCGACGCGTCTTGCGGTACTCATCAGCCAGCAGGGTTTCTTCCCGTCGGCATGGATTTGGGAGCGGCTGCCAAAATTCATGCACCGTTTCATGCGCTTCCTTTTTCTACCGGCCAATGATCCTGATCTGGTGGCCAAACTGAATGAGTTCAGTCCCACGGTGCTCACCGCCACGCCGACCACGCTCGATCTGCTGTCGTTGAAGATCGATCAGTTCCATTTCCCGAGCCTGAGGCAGGTGGTCACCTGGAGCGAAACGCTCACCGAACCAGCACGACGGCGGATTGCCGAGGCCTTTCGTGTGCCGGTGATGGACAACTACGCCATGGGTGAATGCATGTTTCTGACCAACGGCTGCCCCACCGCCTCCGGCTCTCACGTCAATGCCGACTGGGTCATCTTGGAAGTGGTGGACGAGCAGTATCAGCCCGTGCCACCGGGTCAACTGGGCCACAAAGTCCTGCTGACTAATCTGGCCAACACCGTCCAGCCCTTCATTCGTTATGAGATTGGTGACCGGCTGGTGATGGCAACAGAACCGTGCGGCTGCGGCAACCACCTGCCACGCATTGAAAAACTACTGGGACGGGCGGCAGACTTCTTTTGGGTGCGGACACCCACGGGCTTCCGTCCCCTGACGGCATACCCCTTCCAACACGCATTCGACTACCTGCGGGATGTGCGTGAATGGCAGGCCGAGCAGGTGGAACGCAATCGTGTCGTCGTCCGCTTAGAACCCATCCCCGGTGCGACACCTGATCTTACGACCGCCCAGAACCGTCTTGATGAGCGTCTGGCACCTACGGGGCTGCTGCCTGAACTGGACATCTGCATCGAGACGGTGACGCGACTGACAACTGATGTGCATACAGCCAAGTTCCGCCGCATGATCAGTCGCGTCGGCGTGCCAGACGATTTGGATCCATCACTGAAAAACGTCGTGAGAGATTTCGCGCTGTTTCAAGCGTGA